From one Spiroplasma endosymbiont of Panorpa germanica genomic stretch:
- the rpoC gene encoding DNA-directed RNA polymerase subunit beta', which produces MVNSKNEKRMIKIDLASPDVIRSWSRGEVTKAETINYKTLKTEKDGLFDERIFGPTKNYECACGKYKKVKNKGKVCERCLVEITESIVRRERMGHIELEEPVTHIWMLKVAPSRIAAILDLKTKELEEVVYFVSHIVLDPGTSKHLKKAQVLDLGNTKISIKTREKLTKTLEEIKEGFDLSDPKQEIGFRRAEKMIEELRNASIPFSMDEAASFIGKYTNAKFGIGASAIEELLKNINLDESIVKIREELKEKRGTVEQNKMMKRLEVLDSLKKSNSRPEWMILHVIPVIPPDIRPIIQLDGGRFTTSEINDLYRRIIIRNERLKKVKSMGAPSIIVNNEKRMLQEAVDALLDNERKARPVTGKDKRALKSLTSILKGKQGRFRQNLLGKRVDYSGRSVIAIGPDLKMYQAGIPRDMAIILFKPFVIKWLQENNFAENVKVAEKMIQAGDVKIWEALESVTKDRPVLLNRAPTLHRLGIQAFEPKLVKGKAIRLHPLVTTAFNADFDGDQMAVHLPISPEAVAEARVLMLGSKAILGPKDGKPIVTPTQDMILGNYYVTFEEKGEKGQGMLFSNPNEALSAYEAGVVSLNSIIAVDVNSLDAKHFEVKKSGYLITTVGKILFNAIFTEKFPWLNNNDIYGAENSIDKFLVSESTNVADYIQNNYETEQPIKKKDLSAIIDRYFRTYGSQKTAQMLDNMKDLGFKYSSKSGTTISAGDVVAYKNKYEDFKVADKKVAQITEFYNMGMLTFSEKKRRVINVWSAVKDEIQVQLESVLKQDPKNPVFVMADSGARGNVSNFTQLVGMRGLMNDPKGDIKEIPIKSSFREGLTVSEYFISTHGARKGMADIALKTADSGYLTRRLVDVSQEIIITEVDCNPSKGFEVSDVVETKHDNIIVPLKDRLVGRFIYADVEDKNGKVIAPKDTLVDESLANEIIEAGIKVVQIRSVLTCDSAKGVCKKCYGINLATGELVEKGEPVGVIAAQSIGEPGTQLTMRTFHTGGVAGGDDITQGLPRIKELLDVTTPKGSVAIISQIDGVVSDVIEEDGIFTVIIKSNNDERKYKSQYGAIIRVKVGESVTRGQKLTEGAINIKDLLEVARIEDVENYILKEVQKVYRLQGIEISDKYIEIIVKQMLNKVKIIDSGDTELLPGEIVTVKHYKAVITSAIMEGKKPPLAKYTIFGIKKAPLESESWLSSASFQDTARVLVKAIIKGKVDKLEGLKENIMLGNLIPAGTGLTGSADIIRRGKDSIANEY; this is translated from the coding sequence ATGGTAAATTCAAAAAATGAAAAAAGAATGATTAAAATCGACTTGGCTAGTCCTGATGTGATTCGCTCATGATCTCGTGGTGAGGTAACCAAAGCCGAAACTATCAATTATAAAACTTTAAAAACCGAAAAAGATGGTTTGTTTGACGAAAGAATCTTTGGTCCAACTAAAAACTACGAATGTGCCTGTGGTAAGTACAAAAAAGTTAAGAACAAAGGAAAAGTTTGTGAACGTTGTTTAGTTGAAATTACTGAATCAATTGTTCGTCGTGAACGAATGGGTCATATTGAACTAGAAGAACCAGTTACACATATTTGAATGCTAAAAGTGGCTCCAAGTAGAATTGCTGCCATCTTAGATTTAAAAACTAAAGAACTAGAAGAAGTTGTTTATTTCGTTTCACACATCGTTTTAGATCCAGGAACATCAAAACACTTAAAAAAAGCACAAGTTTTAGATTTAGGTAATACAAAAATTAGTATCAAAACTCGTGAAAAATTAACAAAAACTCTAGAGGAAATTAAAGAAGGTTTTGACTTAAGTGACCCAAAACAAGAAATTGGATTCCGTAGAGCTGAAAAAATGATTGAAGAATTAAGAAATGCTTCAATCCCATTCTCAATGGATGAAGCAGCAAGTTTCATTGGTAAATATACCAATGCCAAATTTGGAATTGGTGCTAGTGCAATTGAAGAATTATTAAAAAACATTAATCTTGATGAATCAATTGTGAAAATTCGTGAAGAGTTAAAAGAAAAACGCGGAACTGTTGAACAAAACAAAATGATGAAACGTTTAGAAGTTTTAGACTCTTTAAAAAAATCAAACTCTCGTCCAGAGTGAATGATTTTACACGTTATTCCAGTAATTCCCCCAGATATTCGTCCAATTATCCAATTGGATGGAGGAAGATTTACAACTTCAGAAATCAACGATTTATATCGTCGTATTATTATTAGAAATGAACGTCTAAAAAAAGTTAAATCAATGGGAGCTCCAAGTATTATTGTAAACAACGAAAAACGTATGCTACAAGAAGCTGTAGATGCTTTATTGGATAACGAACGTAAAGCACGTCCAGTAACCGGAAAAGATAAGAGAGCTTTAAAATCTCTAACTTCAATCCTAAAAGGGAAACAAGGACGTTTCCGTCAAAACTTACTAGGAAAACGTGTGGACTACTCTGGTCGTTCAGTTATTGCAATTGGTCCGGATTTAAAAATGTATCAAGCGGGAATTCCTCGCGATATGGCCATTATTCTATTTAAACCATTTGTAATTAAATGATTGCAAGAAAATAATTTTGCTGAAAACGTTAAAGTAGCAGAAAAAATGATTCAAGCTGGTGATGTAAAAATTTGAGAAGCTTTGGAAAGTGTAACCAAAGATCGTCCTGTATTACTAAACCGTGCCCCAACTTTACATAGACTAGGAATTCAAGCATTTGAACCTAAATTAGTAAAGGGAAAAGCAATTCGTTTACACCCATTAGTAACCACAGCGTTTAACGCCGACTTTGATGGTGACCAAATGGCTGTCCACTTACCAATTTCACCAGAAGCTGTGGCTGAAGCTAGAGTTCTAATGTTGGGAAGTAAAGCAATTCTTGGTCCCAAAGATGGTAAACCAATTGTAACCCCAACTCAAGATATGATTTTAGGAAACTATTATGTAACTTTTGAGGAAAAAGGTGAAAAAGGTCAAGGAATGTTATTCTCAAATCCAAATGAAGCACTAAGCGCTTATGAAGCGGGAGTGGTTTCATTAAATTCAATTATAGCTGTTGATGTTAACTCTTTAGATGCTAAGCACTTTGAAGTTAAAAAATCAGGTTACCTAATCACAACAGTTGGTAAAATTTTATTCAATGCAATTTTCACTGAAAAATTCCCTTGATTAAATAATAATGATATTTATGGAGCTGAAAATTCAATTGATAAGTTTTTAGTTTCAGAATCAACTAATGTAGCTGACTACATCCAAAACAATTATGAAACAGAACAACCAATTAAGAAAAAAGACTTATCAGCAATTATTGATCGTTACTTTAGAACTTACGGTTCACAAAAAACCGCTCAAATGCTAGATAACATGAAAGACTTAGGATTTAAATATTCTTCAAAATCAGGAACGACTATTTCTGCAGGAGACGTTGTTGCTTACAAAAATAAATATGAAGACTTTAAAGTGGCTGATAAAAAAGTTGCTCAAATTACAGAATTCTACAACATGGGAATGTTGACATTCTCTGAGAAAAAACGAAGAGTAATTAATGTTTGATCTGCTGTTAAAGATGAGATTCAAGTACAACTAGAATCTGTTCTAAAACAAGATCCAAAAAACCCAGTATTTGTCATGGCAGATTCTGGAGCAAGGGGAAATGTTTCCAACTTTACCCAACTTGTAGGTATGCGTGGACTTATGAATGACCCCAAAGGGGATATTAAAGAAATTCCAATTAAATCTTCATTCCGTGAAGGTCTAACCGTTTCTGAATACTTTATTTCAACCCATGGGGCTCGTAAAGGGATGGCTGATATTGCCTTGAAAACTGCCGATTCAGGATACTTGACTCGTCGTTTAGTTGACGTTTCACAAGAAATCATTATTACCGAAGTTGACTGTAACCCTTCAAAAGGATTTGAAGTAAGTGATGTTGTTGAAACAAAACATGACAATATTATTGTGCCTTTAAAAGACCGTCTTGTTGGACGTTTTATCTACGCTGATGTGGAAGACAAAAATGGTAAAGTTATTGCACCAAAAGATACTTTGGTGGATGAAAGCCTAGCTAACGAAATCATTGAAGCTGGTATAAAAGTCGTTCAAATTCGTTCTGTCTTAACTTGTGATAGTGCAAAAGGTGTATGTAAGAAATGTTATGGTATTAACTTGGCTACAGGTGAACTTGTTGAAAAAGGTGAACCAGTTGGGGTTATTGCCGCTCAATCAATTGGGGAACCAGGAACGCAACTTACAATGCGTACCTTCCATACCGGAGGGGTTGCGGGTGGTGATGATATCACCCAAGGACTTCCTCGTATTAAAGAATTACTAGACGTAACAACTCCAAAAGGAAGTGTTGCTATCATTTCACAAATTGATGGGGTTGTTTCTGATGTAATTGAAGAGGATGGAATTTTCACAGTTATTATTAAATCAAATAATGATGAAAGAAAATATAAATCACAATACGGAGCAATTATTCGTGTAAAAGTTGGTGAATCTGTAACTCGTGGTCAAAAACTAACCGAGGGTGCTATAAACATCAAAGATCTTCTTGAGGTTGCTCGTATCGAGGACGTAGAAAACTACATTCTAAAAGAAGTTCAAAAAGTTTATCGTTTACAAGGGATTGAGATTTCAGATAAATACATCGAAATCATTGTAAAACAAATGTTGAACAAAGTTAAAATCATTGACTCAGGTGATACAGAATTACTTCCTGGTGAAATTGTGACAGTTAAACATTACAAAGCTGTTATCACTTCAGCAATTATGGAAGGTAAAAAACCACCACTTGCTAAATACACAATTTTTGGAATTAAAAAAGCGCCTCTAGAATCAGAATCATGATTGTCATCTGCTTCTTTCCAAGATACTGCGCGAGTTCTTGTTAAAGCAATTATTAAAGGTAAAGTTGACAAACTTGAAGGATTAAAAGAAAATATTATGCTTGGAAACTTAATTCCAGCAGGAACAGGATTAACTGGAAGTGCTGACATTATTAGACGTGGAAAAGATAGTATTGCAAACGAATACTAA
- a CDS encoding lipoprotein: MKKLLILLGAFSMTATSSAAVIACGGEEPEPEISDEIIYGDLKDIIKNKDLGKIEVEPTTETPGKITEELFKEKVEKNNKQKIDWSVLEINLASNTGTISALEPTTEPEVNPEPEVNPEESVLDADKNFYTGEPITIVWKAQADIQKAVSLNNLGDVKDNENEDELCKSLISQLVMKNDKFNPSDTAAFEIKEGSKTATGLTIICKADCDYFGELQVRVELT; this comes from the coding sequence ATGAAAAAATTACTAATTTTATTAGGGGCATTTAGCATGACTGCAACTTCAAGCGCTGCTGTAATTGCTTGTGGTGGAGAAGAGCCAGAACCAGAAATTTCAGATGAAATAATTTATGGAGACTTGAAGGATATTATTAAAAATAAAGATTTAGGTAAAATTGAAGTCGAGCCAACAACAGAGACTCCGGGAAAAATAACTGAAGAGCTTTTTAAAGAAAAAGTTGAAAAAAATAACAAGCAAAAAATCGACTGATCAGTTTTGGAAATTAATTTAGCTTCAAATACAGGCACAATCAGCGCTTTAGAGCCAACTACAGAACCAGAGGTAAATCCAGAACCAGAGGTAAATCCTGAAGAATCTGTTCTAGATGCAGACAAAAATTTTTACACAGGTGAACCAATTACAATTGTTTGAAAAGCTCAAGCTGATATTCAAAAAGCCGTATCTCTTAATAACCTAGGAGATGTCAAAGACAACGAAAACGAAGACGAATTATGTAAAAGTTTAATAAGTCAACTTGTTATGAAGAACGACAAATTCAATCCTAGTGACACAGCAGCTTTTGAAATAAAAGAGGGGTCAAAGACAGCAACGGGTCTAACAATTATTTGTAAAGCCGATTGTGATTATTTCGGAGAATTGCAAGTAAGGGTTGAGTTAACATAA
- the rpiB gene encoding ribose 5-phosphate isomerase B: MKIFIGSDHTALEMKSAISDFLKTLGHQVTDLGPESDEAVDYPDFGFKVGEAVNKNKNSLGIVICGSGIGISIAANKVKNIRAALCYEKEAVELARKHNNANVLALGARFIAVQKAVNLVETFINTEFEGDRHETRVRKLCDYSG, encoded by the coding sequence ATGAAGATATTTATTGGAAGTGATCACACTGCGTTAGAAATGAAATCAGCAATTAGTGATTTCTTAAAAACATTGGGACACCAAGTAACAGATTTGGGTCCAGAAAGTGATGAGGCTGTGGATTATCCTGATTTTGGATTTAAAGTTGGAGAAGCTGTTAATAAAAATAAAAATAGTTTAGGAATTGTAATTTGTGGAAGCGGAATTGGAATTTCTATTGCTGCTAATAAAGTTAAAAACATCCGTGCAGCTCTTTGTTATGAAAAAGAGGCTGTGGAATTAGCTAGAAAACATAATAATGCCAATGTTTTAGCTCTTGGAGCTAGATTTATTGCGGTTCAAAAAGCTGTTAATTTGGTTGAAACTTTTATTAATACCGAATTTGAAGGTGATCGTCACGAAACCAGAGTTAGAAAGTTGTGTGACTACAGTGGATAG
- the glyA gene encoding serine hydroxymethyltransferase, which produces MTTVDSKLKEYLNEELKRQQNHIELIASENYVSQAVLEAMGSVATNKYAEGYPQKRYYGGCEVIDKIENLAIETAKSLFKAKFANVQPHSGSQANAAAYMGILKHGDSVLAMSLDAGGHLTHGYPLNFSGQTYNFNFYGVDKDTEMLDYNAIENLAIQHKPKLIVAGASAYSRVIDFEKFKKIADKVGAKLMVDMAHIAGLVAAGVHQSPIPYADVVTSTTHKTLRGARGGLILTNDEEIAKKINSALFPGLQGGPLENMIAGKAQAFIEASGKEFVDYSKNVVKNSIALGEELNKGGVRLVAGGTDNHLINIDVMSQFQLTGKQAEDILSKIGIIVNKNMIPFDTQKAFHTSGIRIGTAAMTTRGFNEEDFKVVGNIIVSALKDHSEENLNKLKINVQNLCKNHPIYNKIVY; this is translated from the coding sequence GTGACTACAGTGGATAGTAAATTAAAAGAATATTTAAATGAAGAATTGAAAAGGCAACAAAACCATATTGAATTAATAGCATCAGAAAATTATGTTTCTCAAGCGGTTTTAGAAGCGATGGGTAGTGTGGCGACAAATAAGTATGCTGAGGGATATCCTCAAAAACGTTATTATGGGGGTTGTGAAGTAATTGATAAAATTGAAAATTTAGCTATCGAGACTGCTAAGAGTCTTTTTAAAGCCAAATTTGCAAATGTTCAACCACACTCAGGTAGTCAAGCTAATGCTGCAGCTTATATGGGGATTCTAAAACATGGAGACAGCGTCCTTGCAATGAGTCTTGATGCTGGAGGTCACTTAACCCACGGCTATCCGCTGAATTTTTCGGGACAAACTTACAATTTTAATTTTTATGGGGTTGACAAGGATACAGAAATGTTAGATTATAATGCTATTGAAAATTTGGCAATCCAACACAAGCCAAAATTAATCGTGGCAGGTGCCAGCGCTTATTCAAGAGTAATTGATTTTGAGAAATTCAAAAAAATTGCAGACAAAGTGGGAGCTAAATTGATGGTAGACATGGCTCATATCGCTGGACTTGTTGCAGCGGGAGTTCATCAAAGTCCCATACCTTATGCAGATGTTGTGACTTCAACCACTCATAAAACTTTGAGGGGTGCTAGAGGTGGGCTAATTTTAACCAATGACGAGGAAATTGCTAAAAAAATTAATTCAGCACTCTTCCCGGGACTTCAAGGTGGACCTTTAGAAAATATGATTGCCGGTAAAGCACAAGCATTTATTGAAGCTTCAGGCAAGGAATTTGTTGATTACTCTAAAAATGTAGTTAAAAACTCAATTGCTTTGGGTGAAGAACTAAATAAAGGTGGAGTACGTTTAGTTGCTGGGGGAACTGACAATCACTTAATTAATATCGATGTGATGAGTCAGTTTCAACTTACAGGAAAACAAGCAGAGGATATTTTGTCAAAAATAGGTATTATTGTAAATAAAAACATGATTCCATTTGACACTCAAAAAGCATTTCACACTAGTGGAATCAGAATTGGGACCGCAGCTATGACCACTCGTGGTTTTAATGAAGAAGACTTTAAAGTTGTCGGAAATATCATAGTTTCAGCTTTAAAAGACCACTCTGAGGAAAACTTAAATAAATTAAAAATAAATGTGCAAAATTTGTGTAAAAACCACCCAATTTATAATAAAATAGTATATTAG
- the upp gene encoding uracil phosphoribosyltransferase, which yields MSFTVIKHPLILDKLTRMRKEETSSKDFRENLNEIAQLMVYEIFRDIPVEELEIKTPVKKAIGYTVDIPVVLVPIIRAGLGMTEGIQKLIPTARIAHVGLYRDEETLEPVQYYAKATENIAESYVIVVDPMLATGGSAVKAIEIAKQWGAKNIKFVCLVSVPEGVKKLQEAHPDVEIYAASLDERLNKQGYIEPGLGDAGDRIFGTK from the coding sequence ATGTCATTTACAGTTATCAAGCACCCGTTAATTTTAGATAAATTAACGCGAATGAGAAAAGAAGAAACTAGTTCGAAAGATTTTCGTGAGAACCTTAATGAAATCGCTCAATTAATGGTTTATGAAATTTTTAGAGATATTCCAGTTGAGGAATTAGAAATTAAAACTCCGGTTAAGAAAGCGATAGGATATACAGTAGATATTCCTGTAGTTCTTGTACCAATTATTAGAGCGGGTTTAGGGATGACTGAAGGAATTCAAAAATTGATTCCAACAGCTAGAATTGCTCACGTTGGACTATATCGAGATGAAGAGACGCTTGAACCTGTTCAATATTATGCAAAAGCGACAGAAAACATAGCAGAAAGTTATGTGATTGTGGTAGATCCTATGTTAGCCACTGGGGGAAGTGCAGTCAAGGCGATTGAAATTGCCAAACAATGAGGGGCTAAAAATATAAAATTTGTCTGTTTGGTTTCGGTTCCTGAAGGGGTTAAGAAACTCCAAGAAGCGCATCCAGATGTTGAAATTTATGCCGCTTCACTGGATGAAAGACTTAATAAACAAGGATACATTGAACCGGGTCTTGGTGATGCTGGGGATAGAATTTTTGGTACAAAATAG
- a CDS encoding MG406 family protein, whose product MLLSSYFAIGLITLIALVLSGLLSWPWITGFVVGNLTSFLSIYFIKISADSLIKTENHYFFVFLFLLRVGFYMVVTLLVLMLPDLFSIEAFLIGIVNSIFYPFFIKKDA is encoded by the coding sequence ATGCTGCTATCGAGCTATTTTGCAATTGGTTTAATAACATTGATAGCGCTTGTTTTATCAGGGTTATTATCTTGACCTTGAATCACTGGCTTCGTGGTAGGAAACCTCACCTCATTTTTATCCATCTATTTTATAAAAATATCAGCAGACTCGCTGATCAAGACTGAAAATCATTATTTTTTTGTCTTCTTGTTTTTATTAAGAGTTGGTTTTTACATGGTAGTAACCTTATTGGTTCTCATGCTCCCAGACTTATTTTCAATTGAAGCATTTTTAATTGGAATAGTTAATAGCATTTTTTATCCATTTTTTATTAAAAAGGATGCTTAA
- a CDS encoding F0F1 ATP synthase subunit A: protein MLLAENSSNSPLQDSLFAFTPQLVSILLTFILISIFCIVYNVKIRNHQNREKMSGFLILTEMFITGLEDLVVSIMGKRYRKLTPYAMYIVLYIFVGCLLSLIGIESAMTSLTVTFSMAFVTFMGIYYFGIKYQKLSFFKKYLNPLELITQFVPLLSMAFRLFGNLLAGSIILGLFYSFFIGVQAGFSGDKSALLGVSEQVKKGWLNNDIYNVDPEHYDLTWKAQYTYFWSGINIFTTAFGPFLHMYFDLFDGMIQSAVFLILTFSYWGEAMGEEHEEPEPERRSSPSLANTKINKKEKLIAI from the coding sequence ATGTTGCTTGCTGAAAATAGTTCCAATAGTCCACTTCAAGACTCATTGTTCGCTTTTACACCACAGCTAGTTTCCATTTTATTAACTTTTATACTAATTTCCATATTTTGCATTGTCTACAATGTAAAGATCAGAAATCACCAGAACCGGGAGAAGATGAGTGGATTTCTGATACTTACAGAAATGTTTATTACAGGACTAGAGGATTTGGTTGTCAGCATTATGGGTAAAAGATACCGCAAGCTGACACCATATGCAATGTATATTGTTTTATATATATTTGTTGGATGTTTACTTTCTTTAATCGGAATAGAATCTGCGATGACTTCACTGACGGTGACCTTTTCAATGGCATTTGTGACATTTATGGGTATTTATTATTTTGGGATTAAGTATCAGAAACTAAGTTTCTTTAAAAAATACTTGAACCCACTTGAACTTATTACTCAATTTGTTCCCTTGCTTTCAATGGCATTTCGTCTTTTTGGTAACTTGCTTGCCGGAAGTATTATACTTGGTCTTTTTTACTCATTCTTTATAGGTGTTCAAGCTGGCTTTAGCGGTGATAAATCTGCGCTTTTAGGAGTTTCTGAACAAGTTAAAAAAGGATGATTAAATAACGATATTTACAACGTAGATCCCGAACATTACGACTTAACTTGAAAAGCCCAGTATACTTATTTCTGGTCAGGAATAAATATATTTACAACAGCCTTTGGACCATTCTTACATATGTACTTTGACCTTTTTGATGGTATGATTCAGTCAGCGGTATTTTTAATTCTGACATTCTCATATTGAGGTGAAGCTATGGGCGAAGAGCACGAAGAGCCAGAGCCAGAGCGAAGAAGCTCGCCAAGCTTAGCAAATACAAAAATTAACAAAAAAGAAAAATTAATAGCAATTTAA
- a CDS encoding F0F1 ATP synthase subunit C, protein MHTELMTTIFTNYALTLSVILPNFFFADADSIGAGLKSLGAGVAAVGVLGAGIGQGITGQGACLAIGRNPEMSGQITKTMILAAGIAESGAIYALIISLLLIFV, encoded by the coding sequence ATGCATACAGAATTAATGACAACTATATTTACAAATTACGCACTTACCCTTTCGGTAATATTGCCAAACTTTTTCTTCGCAGATGCAGATAGCATTGGAGCGGGATTAAAATCATTGGGGGCTGGAGTTGCAGCCGTTGGTGTTCTTGGAGCCGGAATTGGACAAGGGATTACAGGACAAGGTGCTTGTTTAGCAATCGGTAGAAACCCTGAGATGTCAGGACAAATTACTAAAACAATGATTCTAGCAGCAGGTATTGCAGAATCAGGAGCAATTTATGCTCTAATTATTTCGCTTCTATTAATTTTCGTTTAG
- the atpF gene encoding F0F1 ATP synthase subunit B, with protein MLDLLATPGIPEITRGLFPNLPNFIAHVLSTIVLILLLAKLVYKPFCNSIDERRKKINALLDEAADKTTKANRDKKEAEILLKNAKNDSLNIIKSAYTEADSNKMAILDRARREANNIQNHAKISIEHEREALKEEIRQNVIGVAFSAAEKVLEKNISKEDNQKIIENFIDDLDRVD; from the coding sequence ATGTTAGACTTATTAGCAACACCAGGTATTCCAGAAATAACCCGAGGGTTATTTCCGAACTTACCAAACTTTATCGCCCATGTTTTATCAACAATAGTCTTAATTTTATTATTGGCTAAATTAGTTTACAAACCATTTTGTAACTCAATTGATGAACGTCGAAAAAAAATTAATGCCCTTTTAGATGAAGCAGCAGATAAAACAACAAAGGCAAATAGAGACAAAAAAGAAGCTGAAATATTATTAAAAAATGCTAAAAACGATTCTTTAAATATTATTAAATCAGCATACACTGAAGCTGATTCAAATAAAATGGCAATTTTGGATCGCGCTCGCCGCGAAGCTAACAATATTCAGAATCATGCCAAAATTTCAATCGAACATGAACGCGAAGCTTTAAAAGAAGAAATTAGACAAAATGTAATTGGGGTGGCATTCTCTGCAGCAGAAAAGGTTTTAGAGAAAAACATTTCCAAAGAAGATAATCAAAAAATTATTGAGAATTTTATTGACGACTTAGATAGGGTTGATTAA
- a CDS encoding F0F1 ATP synthase subunit delta — protein sequence MILNESIISNWGHALFSIAKKENKIESYMEQANVIIEILKKNQGIIKILTTPNIDLDKKIIIVDEVFSRNKFDTYIVNAIKILVRQKSFIYCRAIFKKLRKNLLEEKHILYGTIWSTIELEENQIKKIEEKISKKLQENVILINKIDPKLIGGLQVIVKGNTFDGSLRGKLEAIKNSSISNRE from the coding sequence ATGATTTTAAACGAATCAATTATCAGCAACTGGGGTCATGCACTTTTTAGTATCGCTAAAAAGGAAAATAAAATTGAAAGTTACATGGAACAAGCTAATGTCATTATTGAAATTTTAAAAAAGAACCAAGGAATTATTAAAATATTAACTACACCCAACATTGACTTAGATAAAAAAATTATTATTGTGGATGAGGTGTTTAGTAGGAATAAATTTGACACTTACATTGTTAACGCTATAAAAATTTTGGTGAGACAGAAATCTTTTATTTACTGTCGCGCTATTTTTAAAAAGTTAAGAAAGAATCTGTTAGAGGAAAAACATATTTTATATGGAACAATTTGATCAACAATCGAACTAGAGGAAAATCAAATTAAAAAAATTGAAGAAAAAATTAGTAAAAAATTACAAGAAAACGTAATTCTAATTAACAAGATTGATCCAAAATTAATTGGTGGTTTGCAAGTGATTGTTAAAGGTAATACTTTTGATGGTTCGTTGCGAGGAAAATTAGAAGCGATCAAAAACTCTTCAATAAGCAATAGAGAGTAG